From Salvelinus sp. IW2-2015 linkage group LG18, ASM291031v2, whole genome shotgun sequence, a single genomic window includes:
- the LOC139029119 gene encoding zinc finger protein 180-like isoform X3, with translation MSSLNFFPPVKEEEVCWTEKESLGLNIVVKEEKEEEDVTVKQEVEDEAVTVKEEEEEXAVFGVKKEGEITVTLEEGDLINTRVRRXYRGSSGKPQQHHDADEAEKSLSRSELLKKHQQRPTGKRTHCCSDCGKRFNSSSDLKIHQRIHTGEKPYGCDHCGKSFTTSSYQTIHQRTHTGEKPYSCNQCGKSFIRLQTLKSHHRIHTGEKPFSCDHCGKSFSTSSYVTIHQRTHTGEKPYSCSQCGKSFTHIKSLIVHQRTHTGEKPYSCNQCGKSFSTSSYVTIHQRTHTGEKPYSCNQCGKSFTQLNSLIVHQRTHTGEKPFNCDQCGKSFTTSSCLTTHQRTHTGEKSLSCNQCGKRYSDKRSLIKHQKIHT, from the exons ATGAGCTCCCTAAACTTCTTCCCTCCAGTTAaagaagaggaggtctgctggacggagaaagaatctctggggctgaacattgttgtgaaagaggagaaggaagaggaggatgtcacagttaaacaagaagtagaggatgaggctgttacagtgaaagaagaggaagaggagYatgcagtttttggagtgaagaaggaaggagagattacTGTCACATTGGAGGAAggagatctgattaacacca gagtgAGACGCGKctatcgtggatcctctgggaagcctcaacaacatcatgatgctgacgaggcagagaagagtctctccagatcagaactcctcaagaaacaccagcagagacccacagggaagagaactcactgctgctctgactgtgggaaaagatTCAACTCTTCATCAGACCTTAAAATACATCAAagaattcacactggagagaaaccttatggctgtgatcactgtgggaagagttttactacatctagctatcaaactatacaccagagaacacacacaggcgagaaaccatatagctgtaatcaatgtgggaagagttttattcGGCTACAAACCCTGAAATCACACCATAGAATACATACcggagagaaaccttttagctgtgatcactgtgggaagagtttttcgACATCTAGCTATGtaactatacaccagagaacacacacaggagagaaaccatatagctgtagtcaatgtgggaagagttttactcacaTCAAAAGCCTGATAGTACACCagcggacacacacaggagagaaaccttatagctgtaatcaatgtgggaagagtttttctacatctagctatgtaactatacaccagagaacacacacaggcgagaaaccatatagctgtaatcaatgtgggaagagttttactcagctaaACAGCCTGATAGTACACCagcggacacacacaggagagaaaccttttaactgtgatcaatgtgggaagagttttactacatctagctgTCTGAcgacacaccagagaacacacacaggagagaaatctcttagctgtaatcaatgtgggaagagatactctgataaaagatctctgattaaacatcagaaaatacatacatga